A DNA window from Vigna angularis cultivar LongXiaoDou No.4 chromosome 1, ASM1680809v1, whole genome shotgun sequence contains the following coding sequences:
- the LOC108335334 gene encoding uncharacterized protein LOC108335334, with translation MRPLDEKETSVVFEKLFKFVGNNLKNIVENPSHEGPDANPGRYCFRLHKNKIYYASESLVKRATNVARPNLVSLGTCIGKYTHGGSFHLTVQALNLLAANAKHKVWLKPQSEMSFLYGNHVLKSALGRITDNIASGDGVVVFSMADVPLGFGIAAKSTQDCRKLDPNGIVVLHQADVGEYLRMEDEL, from the coding sequence atgaGACCTTTGGATGAGAAGGAGACGAGCGTAGTGTTCGAGAAACTCTTCAAATTCGTCGGAAACAACCTCAAGAACATCGTCGAGAACCCCTCTCACGAGGGCCCCGACGCCAACCCTGGCCGCTACTGCTTCCGCCTCCACAAGAACAAGATCTACTATGCCAGCGAGTCCCTCGTCAAGCGCGCCACCAACGTCGCGCGTCCTAACCTTGTGTCGCTCGGCACCTGCATCGGCAAGTACACCCACGGCGGCAGCTTCCACCTCACCGTCCAGGCCCTAAACTTGCTCGCCGCCAACGCCAAACACAAGGTATGGCTCAAACCGCAGTCTGAGATGTCTTTCTTGTACGGAAACCACGTTTTGAAGAGCGCGTTGGGCAGAATCACGGACAACATTGCCTCCGGCGACGGAGTTGTTGTATTTTCCATGGCGGATGTGCCGTTGGGTTTCGGTATCGCCGCAAAGTCTACGCAGGATTGCAGGAAGTTGGATCCCAATGGCATCGTTGTTCTGCACCAGGCCGATGTGGGAGAGTACTTGAGGATGGAGGATGAGCTTTGA
- the LOC108334062 gene encoding protein SRC2, with the protein MEHRTLELSLGSAKDLKNVNLFSRMDVYAVVSLSGVQKIKTPVDRNGGTNPTWKVTEKFTIDESLARQNRLTLEIKLRCERNLSADKEIGQVLVPIRELLDQPGDGKAFQHVSYQVRKPSGKPKGSFSFSYRFSEKFTEPGISSAPSAPVISVAPKTEPVTAYPAPAVGSTSASYPVVYPPPPQPQYAGGYGYPPPPQAAYGYAPQAAYGYAPQPGYGYPPAPAPAQGARKNKFGMGLGAGLLGGALGGLLIGDMISDVGSYDAGYDAGFGDAGGFDF; encoded by the coding sequence ATGGAACACAGAACGCTGGAACTCAGCCTCGGATCGGCGAAGGATCTGAAAAACGTGAATCTCTTTTCCAGGATGGACGTGTACGCCGTCGTTTCGCTCTCCGGCGTCCAAAAGATCAAGACTCCCGTCGACAGAAACGGCGGCACCAACCCCACGTGGAAAGTTACCGAGAAGTTCACCATCGATGAATCGCTGGCGCGGCAGAATCGCTTGACCCTCGAAATCAAGCTCCGCTGCGAGCGCAACCTATCCGCCGACAAAGAAATCGGCCAGGTCCTCGTCCCCATCAGGGAGCTCCTCGACCAACCCGGTGATGGAAAAGCCTTCCAGCATGTCAGTTACCAGGTCAGAAAACCCTCCGGCAAACCCAAAGGATCGTTTAGTTTTTCTTACAGATTTAGCGAAAAATTCACTGAGCCCGGGATATCGTCAGCGCCGTCAGCGCCTGTGATTTCGGTTGCTCCCAAGACGGAGCCGGTGACGGCTTATCCTGCTCCCGCGGTGGGGTCCACTTCTGCCTCGTATCCCGTCGTGTATCCTCCTCCCCCGCAGCCACAATATGCGGGCGGATATGGGTACCCTCCGCCGCCACAAGCGGCATATGGGTACGCTCCACAAGCGGCTTACGGGTACGCGCCGCAACCCGGGTACGGTTAccctcctgctcctgctcctgctcaaGGAGCTCGGAAGAACAAATTTGGAATGGGATTGGGAGCGGGTTTGCTTGGTGGAGCGTTGGGTGGGCTTCTGATCGGAGACATGATATCTGATGTGGGTTCTTACGATGCTGGCTATGACGCTGGTTTTGGAGATGCCGGTGGATTTGATTTTTAA